A genome region from Clostridia bacterium includes the following:
- a CDS encoding LacI family DNA-binding transcriptional regulator, giving the protein MKNLEITTAQIAKICDVSQGTVDRALNNRPDINAETKQKILDVAKQYGYRETVRTGGNKLSGQVGIIVFNLQNEYFAELITELEYALREENLGTIVMMSHYDPQYEIECIRNLYNMGVKGIVLCSVNNGSTFENYLKLFDIPIVTVGNKITSLPYVGINDSAAMQEMTEKVLKETPENILYFSPALRYTNAHAQRARYEGFLRAIGNKNFTVVTDIAEIKSSYETQTTVICSTDYYALQVYYKTRGVKIVGFDNIKALDKYKIAIDSVDYSMCQIANSAVDIIKHNKRKDVIIPHTIIKR; this is encoded by the coding sequence ATGAAAAATCTTGAAATCACCACTGCACAAATTGCAAAGATTTGTGATGTTTCCCAGGGCACGGTGGACAGAGCGTTAAACAACCGCCCCGATATCAACGCCGAAACCAAACAGAAAATTCTGGACGTGGCAAAGCAGTACGGCTATCGGGAAACGGTCCGTACGGGAGGTAACAAGCTCTCAGGACAGGTGGGAATCATTGTTTTTAATCTGCAGAACGAATATTTCGCAGAGCTGATTACCGAATTGGAATATGCGTTGCGTGAAGAGAATTTAGGCACAATCGTGATGATGAGCCATTACGATCCGCAATACGAAATTGAATGCATCCGCAATTTATACAACATGGGTGTAAAGGGGATTGTTTTGTGCAGTGTAAACAACGGCAGTACCTTTGAAAACTATTTAAAGCTGTTTGACATTCCGATTGTAACGGTAGGCAACAAAATCACTTCTCTTCCGTATGTGGGGATAAACGATTCGGCTGCCATGCAGGAAATGACCGAAAAGGTTTTAAAAGAAACCCCTGAAAACATCCTTTATTTTTCCCCGGCACTCCGCTATACCAACGCCCACGCACAACGGGCGCGGTATGAGGGCTTTCTGCGTGCCATCGGTAATAAAAATTTTACCGTTGTGACAGATATTGCAGAAATAAAATCTTCCTACGAAACACAGACAACCGTGATTTGCTCCACCGACTACTATGCGCTTCAGGTTTACTATAAAACGAGAGGTGTAAAAATTGTCGGGTTTGACAACATCAAAGCGTTAGACAAATACAAAATTGCCATTGATTCGGTGGATTATTCCATGTGCCAAATTGCCAACAGTGCTGTAGATATCATCAAACACAATAAAAGAAAAGATGTCATCATTCCGCATACGATTATTAAACGATAA